AGTCACTAGAAGAGTCAAGTGACAGGCAACAACACCAAAAGAAAAACAGATCACAGAAGGCATTTTTTGTCTCAGGGAGATGAGTGTTTTCTATTGCTGCTTAGTGAAGCCTAGTGACCTACCTTATTCTCCTTTGCAGCCTTCAAGGCCTTCCCTGTCCATTGCAAGGCAGACAAAATCCCCCTAATTCCTGCAGAGGTCATGATTAGTGATTTCTGACTGCATACATAAGCAAACTCCATGCGCCCCAGTTCTTCTTGGTAGCTGCCCAGGTTGTTGTCTTTAGGATTCTCCATGTGGACCATTTCTGCCTGTGTCTTCAGCCTTGCTTGACAGCCATCCTCTACTGCCAATGCCTCTGCTGTGCACTCCTCCATTTTGGGATGGCCCATTTCTTTGACTTTAGGTATAAGCTCTGGCTCATCCGTACTGCCCAGCTGCCCCTGATGGACTCCATGGCTCTTCAGTGCTCTTGTGGTTATTTTCTGATCTTCAGACCTGTTACCACAAAATATACCCCTGTTTTCTGGCAGCTCTTTCCAAGGTAGCCTTACTATCATCTCTGTACTCAGCTGCTCTTGAGAGCCTCCCCAGCCCTTCTTTGCTAGAATTGCTCTCTCAGCCTCCGTATGATTGACAGCATCTGGCAGGGTCTTTGGGAAGAATCCCAGTAATGCCTTTGTGACTTTTTCTTCCAACTCTAGGTAACATCCCAGACCTGCTCTTGCCAGCAATACATCCAGACGCTCATGTCTAGGTTCCTTATGCCACTTTACCAGCTCCTTTGTTATCTTACAGGCCTGGCTGAGAATATTATTACTCTGAATGTTCTCTAGGTCCAGTTGTAGGTGAGCTTTCTTCAACATGCTGCTTGCTTTCTCGGTCTTCTCTGCCAAATGGCAGAGCTCCTGCTTCAAGCTGGCCACACAAATCTGAAGCTTGTTGCGCCGCTTTATCCGACCGGCACACTGGCTCTTCAGCATCTGCTTCTCTCGCTCCATGGTTTCAAGGGGCAAGGCTTCATTGTCCTGCAGCACACTGTTTAGGTGATGGGACTGGCGGCAGATCTTCAGCGCCTGCTCCAATGCTTCATCTTCCAGAACAGGCTTCTCAGAAGAAAGCAGCTCCTCATAGGCCTCCACTTCTGTAGGGCTCAAGACATTCTCCTCCCCAACTGTGTTGCAGAACCAGTCTAGAAACTGCTCCATCCGAGGACAGTCAAACAACCAGTCAAAATCCTTCTCATGAAGATCACTGGCTTTGGGGTAAACAATTTTCAGGATCTCCACAAACTCAGCTCCTCTATTGACTGTGTCCAGTAAGAAAGCCTTGGAGCGTCTCCGGGTGAACATGTTCTACTGGTTCTAACACTGTGGAAAGCAGGCAAAACTTGTTTATTGTAAGCATTACAAGTGTGCATATTCTATCCATTATTGTGTTGCTGTGCAAATATGAAAGTTATCTAGAGAATCCCAGCCTTCACTTTCTTAAGTCTTGTCTATGTGTTTTAAAGCAGTTTCTAAACCATGAAGGCAATATTTGGTTAAATCTCAGGATCTAGAAGAATGTGAAGTGGGATTTCTTCCAATGGTCAAGGGAGTGGAGCTTCAAAGCTCTACACAGATCCCTCCCATAGATCCTATTCTACTCTCATACATGTCCTTTTCCATTCCTCTACCCATGCCCTAAACTTTGAAGTTCCTTAAAAACCTAGATTTTAGAAACAGAATGTATTATGCAAAATTGGACTACTTGTCATAGCTCATTTTGATCACAATTTGATATACTTGGGTACAGAAAGTATTTGTGCCGTCagatcagtgttgactcctggcaaccacagagccatgtggttttcttggtagaattgccatctcccatgcagtatgagatgcctttcagcaccttcctatatcactgctgcccaatataggaatttcccatattctggaaaacacaccagtggggattcgaaccaacagcctcctgctctctaggcaggttgcttccccgctgcgccattaggtggctcacagaATGTAGTTAGGCTTGGTTATTTGTATCACTTCCCAAGTATATTGCTGTCCTTCACAAGTGTTACATATAAGCAAATCTACGGGCTTTTCCAGACCGTGTTAGACTGTGCTTTTTAAAGCTTTCACAGTGTTTTCTATTCTTACCCATTCTGACCTAAAGTCCATGTGCTTCCTGGATACTTCTGTGATCAACTGGAGCTTTTAATCTTTTTTCCTAGCGCATCTCAGTGCTCTGTTTACATGGACTTCCACTATATTCACTGCTCCACCTGCTGTCCAGCACATGCAAATCAATAACTTTTGCTGATGACTTTCAAGTAGTAAGCAAAAGTTACAGGTTCACAAGGAGCCGCACAGTGATTATAGCAAAAAGAACACCCTCAGCATGTAAACAGAGCGCACTAGGAAAGAGGACGAGAAAGTACAAGACACCATGGAAGTATTTGGGAAGCATATGGATTTTGCATCAGACTGGGTAAGAAAATACTGTGGAAGCTTTAAAAAGCATGTAGTATAATGCGGCCTGAAAAAGCTATCAGTGTGTCAGTTCTGTAGCCAACAGTAGGCAGCTGTTTCACCATCTATAGTTAGCCTGGAGCAATATAATAAACTACATACGACTCAGTTTGCATTTTTGTAATATGATTCATAAGCCACATATATTAAAGATGGATAATAGAAATATGGAGAAACACGAAGGTGTGTTCCAGTCTCTTTTTTAGGCACACTTTGCCACTCCATATTGAAATTTGCCTCTGCAACCATGAGAGTTCGGAGTACTTTCTCTTTTTATGCAGAGAAATTGGGATTCTCAGGAACTTGATATAAATCTGCATAGCTTACATCAGGAAGTGATGCAATAGGACCCCGTGTTTTCTGTCTGCATGCTATATTTCTATTAAGATTGCTGGGTAGAGGGGTGGCTGGAGATTGATGAGAAAAACCAGCCAACTAGCCTGGCTTACAGTGTTCTTATGCCTTTCACCATTTGATCTGCATATATCAGCAAGTGGAGCATTTCACAGCATCGATATAAAACATTGCCACCTACTAATTCCTAAtagcaagctgatttttaaagctACTTCTGCCTGAAAATTTGGTAACCCTGGTATTGAATCCAGCCTTGTGCTCCTGTATTAAGACTAGAACCCAGTTAATCTCTCTCCCTGTTTCTATCCCATCCCTTCTACCTACCACAGAGCATTGTATTCTGCTATGCAGTCAACAACTGCCTTCTGTTTTAGAGCATCACAGCTTATCCTAGTTATACAATTTCAAATTAACATGTGGCATTGTGTATCATTCAGGCAGCTCCCGTATGCTCATCTTCTTCAAAGCTACAGCCTTAAACTTGCTAGGAAATAATTCCCATTTAATTGCAAGCCAACATGTTTAAGACTGGGCTAACATCTCAGATACTTACCATAACTTTCAAATTGCAGTGCTGGGGGGTTATAAATTCCTACCTAAATAGACTTTGGCAAGGATCAAGCCTTCTAATACGAAGCAATGGCAGAGCTGTTGTGTGTCTGTTCTGGGGAGTTTGCTGTCCTGAAATAAGAGTCCCTTAAATTCTATGGGATCAACTATAGTATTatgaaataagagcaaaagcaaACCTTTCATCTGGTTTGGCTGTTCCTACTTGGGTCAATAAGCACAGCTCAGATTTAGCTTGGTACTCACAGGGAGGAACAAAATAAGCAAGCAAAGATATACTACTAATCTGCTTCAGGATCCAGTCATTACCTAATCAGAGTTGACTTATCACTGAATAAGCAGAGTTTCAGCACCTAAAATCACATCCCTTCTCCATGAATATATACTTGCCCAGCTATTGGCAAATATTTTGGCACATCAATCTTTATTAGCATCAGGTGATTTTATCCAGTTAATGCTGTAGTCCTAATgcatttacctggaagtaaaccTCAGTGAACACAGTAGGAGTTCAGAGTCCATGAGATTATCCTTCTCAAAAAAGCAACTGTCATCTAAATAAGAGTGAGTTCACAGTGAGTTCACACATGAGTGTTCCTCACCCATCCAAGAGCAAAGCTGCTGGGCAATAGATAACTTTCAAATATGAGACAACCATCAATAATGAAGCACTAGACACAGAACTTTCCTATCACCTCAAATGCAGTAGGTTACATTACACATGCAGCTTCCAATCTTCATCCAGTGATGAGATGGCAAATAAGGAAAGGGCATCTTTGCCTTTAAATGGATGTGTAGGAGAAGGAAATCTGGCAATTGCTGCTTTTTGtgcgagggggagagagaaaaaacttcACCTCCTCAAATTCCTCCTTCTTAGTAACTGTCAAAGATATACAAGAGCCCTGTCTGCCTTTGCCTCTGGCCACCAGATAAATGGTGATTATACCACATCATGTATAAGCAGACAGCATTTCAGACCTGAAGAGGCAGCTGCATTCAGAACAGCAGCTACTATCCTCCTGAAAAACAGAGGCTTACGCCTTTATAGTCAGGTAGACACCAGGAGGCTCTGTTAAGATCAGGGCTGAACAACTCAAATGCGCTGGTGGGCCGGAATCATCAACCAAGGATAgcggccagagaataggtcctgccCCTGCTCCATCAGTGGGggccctagagtgcatgccagctgcAAATAATTGCCAAGCCCTCTCCCTaaactgttgttgctttcaggctgcattgctaggcatgcttacatgggagtaagcctcactgggcacatttctgtgcatggagcatatttctgagaaagcatgcacaggatggcactataaggcagtttaaggcatgcttacatgggagtaagcctcactgggcacatttctgtgcatggagcatatttctgagcatatttctgagaaagcatgtacaggatggcactataaggcagtttccagctcctgtgttgctgcaggatacttgggggccagtaaaatagtcactgCGGGCCAAATCCgggccccgggccttatgttgtgcagccctggtttagatgcACACTTAAACTCCTTTTATTATGCAAATTGACCTAATCTAGAAAAGGCCTTCATATGAGTAGTTCCACCAAAGTAAGACGCATTGGTGAATAAGTCTTGAGAGGATCCGGATTTTGCTTCAAGCCAGGAGAGTGCAGCTTATCTTCTCTCCAGAGGTGTTTGTTGAATCTCCTAAAGTGCCACATAAGAATTCTACATCTCTTTTCCCTGTTGCAGATTCTGTCATCCTAACTTGACTATAAAACTTGTTCCCGTGCAGTAAGTACCATATTGCTCAGTGGTCAGATCAATCACTTCACTGTGTTGAGTTCTCAGTTCATAAGAGAGAGTGATTACTTTTATCTTTGCAAGCTCATAAATGATAGCCAGAAGCCAAATACTGTAATACATCTTAAAACACTGGAAGGTATTTGAATTTCCTATGTAAAAATGTAGAAGCTGAGATTTCATCTATATACAGCCATGTCTTagtcatgtttactcagaagtaacacCATTGGACTTACTTTTGCGTTAAGTGTGCTGAGGACTGCAGCCATATTGCAAGGTTTGATTATTTTTGATGAAGTTATCAGGCTGTTATTTGTTGGGCATTTTATGAGGATGTCCTTAAGAAATAAGAAAGATCAATTCAACATTTAATGTGAAAGATGGCTCCATATTAGCCTTCTGAGGAATGGCAGTCATTCTTATGAGTATGCATCTGATGGTTTTGTATTAAAGACCCGACTCTAAGTTCTGTGCGCAGCTATCATTTTAAACTCATGTCATGTTGCAACCTAGGATAAATTGTGCATGCTTCGTAACAGACCCCAGCCCCTTATGAACTACTGATCCACTTCCTTTATCATGTTTTTGACTAGGTACGAGCAATGCAACGGCCTCCAGTTGGGGTGAAAATGGTGATTGAAGCAGTCTGCATTATGAAGGGAGTCAAGCCCAAAAAAGTGGCAGGAGAGAAGCCAGGCTCTAAGATAGATGACTATTGGGAGCCTGGGAAAGGTCTTCTTCAGGACCCAGGGAAATTTCTTGACAGCCTGTTTAAATATGATAAGGTAATTGCCAGAATGGTAGTCTCCCACACACATGCTTTAGGGATGTCCATGAAACCAGGTGGGGGGGGCTCGAGGGGaaggtgtcactttaagggcaggggagggtacacttacccctccccccactttccccccactggcgcttggTGTCCGTAAAAGCCGGTAGGctagcagtgtacctccctgccaccctttcaccctctttggccagaagtaccgggtgtgtgtgtgcacatcagaTGGGGGTTCACCACGCGCATGCGCACCCagaacttctggccacttccggccaaagaggggaaagggatggcagggaggtacactgctgccctgaagggcGGACAccgagtgccagtgggggggaagcagggggaggtgcagtgcaccctcccctgcccttaaagtgacacccccccAATTTTGaacttggttccccccccccggtgtttgaacctgttcggaggtagggatgtgcacagaacagtgaCTGGGTTCAGAAGCGGCGCGGATGGCGCTTTAAGGGAGCGGAGGGTGCATTTATTCCTCCCGCCACTTTTACCCTGCCAGTGTTATTTTTTCGTAAAAACCTTccgggcggcagcatacctccctgccgccctgttgccttcctcagccagaagtggctggaagtaccgggtgcgcgTGCACCCATCGTGTGTGCCCATCAGAcgggtgtgcatgcgcacactcacctggtacttccggccacttccggccgagaagggcaacagggtggcagggaggtatgctgccgccctgaaggtttttatgaaaaaataacactggcggggggaaagtggcgagaggggtaagtacaccttcccctcacccttaaaatgccaccccctgGGGCCTGCAAACTGGCCCCATGTTTGAacttgttcggaggcccgtaaaagggcctccgaaccggttcgtgcacatccctaacatgctTTCCATTCAGTCCCTTCTTTTGCATTTCAGGAATGAGCAGAGTATGAGTAGCTGCTGCCTGGCCAGAAGAAGGAGGGGGGGaacctgccccagcccccacatcCCTCTCACAGCAATTTGatttgcagaaatcagcaggtgaagccTTTTGTAGCATGACAGTAAGCATGACAGTAATCTCCTGCTAATATCTGcaaatcaagctgctgttaaaggaaaAGGAACAGAAGCTGGTTAAGGGAAAGTGTCATATTTCTGGGACTCACTTATGATTGCTATCAGGCCAGTCAAATTGACACATTTCTGCCTGCTTTTTGGTTAATATTCAATTCGGTTAACATGCATATGTTTTAAGGCTGAGCACATCGTTTGGGCAGGGCTCTGTAGCATCACTGCTTCTGTTTCCAGCCTTTGTGGGCCACTTagccctatgaggagagactgcAATCACTATTTTGCCCTCTTATCTTTGTTTCTACTGAGCTCTTCCTGCTCCATAGATGGCTAGACCTATCAGAGCCACAGTGGCCATAAGGTGACAGTGGTATTCTCTCTTAGTGGGGCCTGTGATGAGTTTGACCAATCTGGTTTGATCATGACTGGACACTGGCCACAACTCAGATTCACAGCTTATGTTCCACGCATATAGAGTCTGTGTactcatgtacagttattcactcgTTACGGTCTACACACTTAcagtagtgcacttcctatctgtagcctgcatttgagggagcctaTACCcacgttcacttttaaaatgaatgcatgcacagtcattcacaaaagcatgtgcatgtgtacagacacctgtgctCACAGACATTCAATGTAATGTCAGAAAAGGGCCAAAGAGATTCGCAGATGATATAGTCTACACTTCCCTTTTACCAAATAGGCATTGCTTCATGGCTCGTAAGCCTTCTTGAAGGAACGACCAAGCAGTGCCTGAACTCAGGCATAGAGTAAGTGGAGAACAGAGAAGGATCAGTTAATGCCGAGTCTCTCATTGtcatatcttctatatatttttgCCATGGTGATTTTGTTCTGTCCCTCAGCTGAATCTGCTCTTTACCCTTCAGGCTCCCAGCACCCAGCACCCCTTTTTTCTCTTTCCAGGATAACATTGCAGATTCAGTGATTAAATTTATCCAGCCGTATATCGACAGTGATGAATTCCAGCCAGCAGCCATAGCCAAAGTGTCCAAAGCCTGCACCTCTATCTGCCAGTGGGTCAGGGCTATGCATAAGTACCACTTTGTGGCAAAAGCTGTAGAGCCAAAGCGCGTAAGTACAACTGCAGCACTTCTTCAGAGTTATCTAGTGTACATCTAAAAATAAAATGAGAGGTTTCCTGGCAATAGCCAGATGAAAAGCAGCAACAACTGAAACCTGCATTTCTCGCAACATAGAACCTTTGAAGATTATCCATTATTCCTGTTTCTCTAGCAAGCCCTGAGGGAAGCTGAAGAAGACTTGCAGGCCACACAGAAGGTCCTTGATGAGGCCAAGGAACGCCTGCGAGAAGTGGAGGAGGGCATTGCCCATCTTCAGGCCAAATACAGAGGCACCTTAGCCACAAAAGAGGAACTGGAGATGAAATGTGAACAGTGTGAGCAGAGACTGGGGCGGGCTGACAAGGTAACAGATAGAGCTGGATGGCCAAGCTCATTCCATTCCAGTGATGCTTTTGACATATGTTCATGTTGCAAATATGAGAACACCTTGGTTTCTGAACTTGTGAGGGCCCATGGCAAATATATTTACTTATTATTCCAGTGATAACATGGAAACCTAAGCTGCTGGTCCTTGCTCACTTGAAACCCTTCCTATTCTTACAGACTTCAAGCCTATTTTATGAGGTCCTGTCTTCTTATGTGTTCTGGCCAGTGCCTAGTTTTTGTGCTCTCTTATTTGTTAATAATTATTATGTTAGTAGTTGTACCCCATCCTCTCCCTCAGTCCTCCACCTCTctcccacttttaaaatgtagattGCAAGCTGTAAGGAGCAGAGGCATGTCTTCTTATTATGTTGCTCTGTAGAGCACCATGTACACtgatggaataaataaatatgaaaaatagAGAAACACATGCAGTCGGTACTGTATAGCCTTTCAACATGTTTTCCTGCAGGTTGCAGCTTTGGGATGGGCAGAATAAGAGAGGGGTTTGAACACATAGCTGAAGAGAGTATGATGCTTCCAAACAGAGCCCTGAACTTGCTGTAAAAAGACATGACAAAATACACCTacaaaaaaattcaaaactttattttttttaagcaacaaAAACCCCTCTGCATTGTCTTATGCTTTAAATCAAAATTCAAATAACTATAATTTTTTCTCTAAAGTTAAAATTCCAAAACACTTCCAAACCAGACTGGAAATGTTACCATTTTAGTTAGTATTACTGAGTTCTAgtattatattaaatattaaatagttGCTTCATATTTTTCAAAAGGACTTACAACTTTATATATTTATTGATGCATATTTCCTTATAGCCAACTCCTTTATGAAGCAGCATTCCAAATGCCTATGGACATTGCCCCATTGTATACCTGCTCTGCATCCTGGGTTCAGTGTCTCACACTTCCAAATCAATCCCCCAAACCTCCAGAGCCTGAGACACATGAGAGTTTTTGCTAGTCAAGGGTGATCGTACAGAGTGAGAcaaaccattggtctgactctaCCCTCTAtcccttttttcttctctttcataGAATATAGTTTTCTGTGGATTTAGAACAAAAAGTTGACTTTTGTAGAACTTGTGCTTGATTTGTGGAACTTGCAATGAAAAAACACAGTGCACTGTGAATGTTTAAAACTTGCCACCATGTTGTTATGGTTGTGGCCAACATAATATCTATACTCACAAAAGAACAAGGGAAGTTCACCAAAGCCAAGAACAGCAAGGACTGTTAGCTAAGCTGATCTGGGCATGAACCTTCTTCCTTCAAGATTTTCTTAAAGCTTAAATTGCTAGTAAATGAATGTGGCTGAGAAGTTATTATGGGGTACTTAACTACTGCTCTAAGCTATTTCACATTCCTTCTGATGCATAGGATTCCAACCATTATCATATGTAGGATACTGAAGAAACATgctcttgccctcttctgctatAGCTGTTATGTTGTGGGTGTATGTTGCATGTATGTAGTTTACCATCTAGAAAGTCCAGCCCTTTGAGGCAGGAGCATCAACCCATACTGTGCCATGAGCAAGTACACCACAATTTGGTACCTGCAAAGTATGTAGCTCCAGATAACTGAAGCAAGTGGGCCAAGACAATCTGTGGGGCATGACAACCCTCTTCTCACATCCCCATCAAAGCATAGTGCTACCTTATGAACAAACAATCCGACAAGTCACAGTCATCTGCCCATGTTGCATTGTTGTGCTCTGAATCCTTGCTCAAAACTCAATTTTCAGTTCAAAATTGGGTTGGCAAGTTACAACTCAGATCACATCTTTCTCTGTAGCTGGTCCAAAGGCTGCAAGAGAAGCTGCAGCCATAGTTTATTCTCTTTGCCAACCCACCCCTAATCCTGCTTGTTCCAACAGACAGGAGGAGAGCATCAGTAAAAGGGCTGGGGGAGAAGCCAGGTGAGAGAGAAGGTACAGCTTTATCTTCTTTCACATTTGTGGAGCTGCTAAAGAGACAGATGTAATGACCTAATGAAAATAGGATCTTATCTATAAAAAAATCCCCATCTTAACAAAATAACATTTTTCCATCAAAAATTACGTTTGTCAGGAAGTGCTTGCCCTATCCTAATTTGCCACAGTCTTCTGACCTTCATCACAACTGGGCATCAGGCCTGCTGTTTCATTACTCATCTCTCCATTGTGGGTTTTAAGGACCAAGGTCCCAGTCACTGTTCTTCCATGGCATTTTCTGCAGAGGTTTGGTACATAAGAGTAGGGTTGACTGAGGAAGAAACTGGATGGCAATGTAGGTGTTTCTTTTCTCCAGTTAATTAATGGCCTGGCTGATGAAAAGGTGCGCTGGCAGGAAACAGTTCAGAACCTGGATTATATGATCAACAATATTGCAGGAGATGTGCTGGTTTCAGCTGGCTTCGTGGCATACCTGGGTGCTTTTACGGTGAGCAAGAGAAACATTTTCTTTCTTGAGACATTTAAGCTTTGTTTTGACTTCAGTGAGTCTCATCCGTGAAATCGAGGGAAAAATCTTTATTTAAACCATATACTTCCTCCATTCCATGACAATCAGGTTAATTGTATCGATGGTATATGGTTCACCAGTGCCACAATGCTGACTCTTAAACAGCCTACATACCTTTGAAATGATCTCTCATATCACCTTGGAGCTCCAGCTAAAGTGCACCACTTGTGTTGTCAGAATAACAGGGTCATGCCAAGAGGTGCTCTTTGTAGTTGCTCTTTAGCCAGGGAACACTCTTCCTTTTGAGGTTCTTCAAAGGCTGAGCATGTTCCCGAGGCACTAACAAATacaatttcccccctcatttttagctgggcttggtggtggcagcaagagtGACTTCAATCACATCTTAAATTATCTAGACTTAAAGATATATACAGTTCAAATGTTTTAAACATAATGTTCCTCTGGTGTTTGGATTTTATAGATTTATTACTCAACCTGAGCCTTCATAAATAAAACAGGCTATAAATTACAAAATAAATAAGAACGGGCATATTTAGTATGGTTCTTTATCTAATTAAATTAGTAATTTAACATAGTTCTCAAAGGAGCAGCCAAAGAGAAAAACTGCAAGATTTGActttaaaaggaaaagaagagaaaCAATTGCTCAGTTTCCCTCCACCACCTTTTTTGCACACAGATTCCCCCTTCCATTTCATAGTTTgctataatgtctgaactggttaAGACTAACCAGGGCTACCCCAAACTCTGTTTTCCAAGCCACAGGGTCACTTTCCATGCAGCAAGCGGCACACCCCGAAATGATGCAGACTTGTTTGCTTGCATGCCACTCACCCGTCCATCACCACTCCTAGCGCAAGCAGGGGAGGCTCCATGCAAATGATGCAGTGCACCCGAGCAGCTGAACCcaaaactcccagcattcccagtggGAGTCGGGTGTAGTGGCTCTGATGCACCGCATCGTTCACACAAAGCCTCCCCTGCCTGCGCTAGGAGTTGTGACAGACTGATGCTTGCCATGTAAGCAGTGAGCCGGCATCACTCTTGGCTACACGGTTTGCTGCACAATATGTGAGCCATGGTTTAGAGGCAGTTTTTGGTTGGCACTAACCATAGTTCACTCCAACTTGGATGTCATGGCAAACTGTGGAAAGGAGCGGGAATCAGTCGACACACAGAAGGAAAGCAGGAAGCCCACTGCACATGACACACACTGGCATTTAGCCAATATGTTGAACATCACTAGACAACTGCTCCCTTTGAAGACTAGACTATGCTCAGCATACGGTACTCAAGCCTCCCCTTCAAAATGAAGAACTCCTAATAAGCCGTGGAGATAAATGGAAGCAACGTGAGAAGGGCTTAATTTAACTAATGCTCAATGACAGTAATTTCACATTAACAGTTCATAGTTTCCTTTGATAGGGCCAATACCGCATATCACTTTGTGAGGAATGGATTGAGAAGCTGGAGTTGTGCTGTGTTCCACACACCAAGGAACCAAACCTGATAGCTACTCTTGGAGACCCCGTGAAAATCCGATCGTGGCAGGTATGTGGTGGAAAGGAGTGGCAAATGGCAATAGTGCATATTGACCAACAGTATTTATCGGTTAGCTTTTCTGCATGTTTTGTGCAACTATaatctttaaaaaccaaaccaaggcAAGTGATCCTATAGAAGAGCAACCTACAGAGCTCCTAAAAAGCTTCAGGGACTTTCTAAGTGCCACTTCAGTGGAAACAGTCAAAGGAAAAGTATGGAGAAAAACCCCTTATAAGTGTTGCTCCAAATGTAATCTTTAAAGATTGAATCCACTTGTTCCTAGTAGCTCTAACACGCCAAAATCTAGAACTCCA
Above is a window of Hemicordylus capensis ecotype Gifberg chromosome 2, rHemCap1.1.pri, whole genome shotgun sequence DNA encoding:
- the LOC128345806 gene encoding uncharacterized protein LOC128345806, coding for MFTRRRSKAFLLDTVNRGAEFVEILKIVYPKASDLHEKDFDWLFDCPRMEQFLDWFCNTVGEENVLSPTEVEAYEELLSSEKPVLEDEALEQALKICRQSHHLNSVLQDNEALPLETMEREKQMLKSQCAGRIKRRNKLQICVASLKQELCHLAEKTEKASSMLKKAHLQLDLENIQSNNILSQACKITKELVKWHKEPRHERLDVLLARAGLGCYLELEEKVTKALLGFFPKTLPDAVNHTEAERAILAKKGWGGSQEQLSTEMIVRLPWKELPENRGIFCGNRSEDQKITTRALKSHGVHQGQLGSTDEPELIPKVKEMGHPKMEECTAEALAVEDGCQARLKTQAEMVHMENPKDNNLGSYQEELGRMEFAYVCSQKSLIMTSAGIRGILSALQWTGKALKAAKENKMEEAVDELRLHVVTCQEQLCILQSEVDQAKTQQLVLLLQCNAHLLRWPVICGELDLEAIRLGHVESMQEEAAAQLLGQLSHLDLLNLLLMLEEKNLHQMGTSLKEMVTILNGSQAKLQEWQSCCEDSRFSIKQCPRTLTDPSDLIILRLWEMLDKHGQEKQLFRTYETLAGRGSRLRQELRMLQVQLATPFSQLPKLESDNERLHCIMYGDSNQLMLHAQELSEPLEQLGMMQAKLYQMLMDTLSELKAKRKSLQSHFQKAERSLYMHFFNNPAQLKELVQELEKQALAFS